The window TAAttaatccgagccgtccatctagTTGCATCTATGATAgacactagggctgaaagtcccacgggttgggttgggttcggttggtgctcaaccctaactcaacccaaggttcctatacctcaatccAAGCTCAGCCCAACCCAATCTCgagttaggaattctcaacccaagcccaacccaaggttcctataatATTAGTGGGTTTGGTCGGGTTGGTacttgctaatattttcattattacattagtttattatatttttaataaatatcttattttttatacctatgattTTGTTGGGAAAAAATACGACAAGTTcggagactcggttatggaatggaccaactctactagaACCGACCGAAGTTGAGAGTTGAGAGCCTTAGGCAGGTATAGGACGCATCAAGCTGACTCGGTTAATGAGGCAGTAACATCCAAAAAGACCTGTTAAAGGTCCTAAATCAGAAAGTCACCTGACCGACTataaaaactacccatgtatgGTTAGTTGTAGTATTGGCTATCGGATAGATGGAAAACATCGGCCATGAACCGACCCAGTTTCGTCCGATAGTAGGGAAAAAATCTCCTATGTGAGTTAGCCGAGATTACGGATCTATTGAGGCCGAGTCAAGCAAAGGAAagacggtgtaatcttaaacactATCCCGAAAATTTTGTAGAAGGATCCCCGATCCCGGAAATCTCGGGATTGAGAAGTATCCATAAACAAAATACCACCTAAATCAAATCTACAAAAGATCGGGAAAGAATCCCTGTACGGCGGGATCCTCCTCCTCTTATAAATAGAAGAGACTCCAAGGATGAAAGGTACGAACAACATTCTCTCCAAAACTCCCTCAATACAATATGACCCAGAtccctagcctaactttggcaacggagggtcccctgctctagccagggtctcctttgtctttttcCTGTACAGGTACTCGAAGGTATCCCGAGGGACGACCAGATATTTGCTTCAACAGTTTGGCGACGTCTGTGGGAAATTGATACAAAAAGTCGTTTCCTACGCTCTATCCAGAAGTTGAAAAACGTGCTTTAATGGTGGTTACTAGAAGAACGATCCTAGAAGATCCAAATGAGGCTGCCGTCGTTGAGCCGTCGGATGCAAACGCTGTTCGAGGGACTCAAGGCCAGAATTTCGCTGCTCGACCAGCGACCTCTGCTGGGACGAGGAACACTCAGCGGAACCGAGGTAATGGGCGATTGGATAAAGAGGTACAGGAACTCAGATCCGACATCAACATCATGAAACAGCTGTTGGAACAAATACACCAGCTGCAAGTTCCGCCGGGTGTTCAGACGGCTAACGCCCCACAGCAAGTTGTTGATCCCGAGCCTGATGCTCCGCAACCgacaatccctcagaaaagtcaGCCCCAAGGTCCGTCCGAGCCGGCCCCCGCTCATTCCGCTACCGCCGTTCTGCCCCCCACTGACCTCCGACATGAAATTGATCGGCGAAGACGAAGTCGGCCTCCGATCGAGGGAATGACCGAAAGtaacgaaccttggaaagccgacctccaagATTTCAGGAGGGAGGTACGAGAGGAGATCGAAGACGTGAAGCAAGGTCGTGATTCTCGTCAGAATCGGCACGAGACAAAAGCGTCCCCGTTCGTGGAGGAAGTGATGCAGACCCGATTACCAGAGCGTTTCCATCTTCCGCAAATTACGCCTTTCACGGGTAAAACCGACCCAAccgagcatatcgaatgcttccGAACGTACATGGAACTACATGATGCTTCGGATGTCGtgatgtgccgagccttctccATCACATTAGCCGACGTAGCTCGACTTTAgttcaaacagctgaaaccaaagtccatccgaACCTTCACAAAACTTAGTAACGCCTTCCTAACCAATTTTATTGGCGGGAAGAAGAAGCTAAAACCTCCAGCGCACCTAAATAACATAGTACAAAGGGAGGGAGAATTGCTGAAAGACTATATCAAATGGTTCAACTTCGAATCGctccaagttcggaaacattcggaGGAGACAACACTCAACTCTATCATGCAAGGTGTGTAAGGGACAAGCCATTCTTGGCGTCCTTAGACAATAATCAACTTGAAACTTTGGCAGAGTTCATGACCCGATCGGATAAATACGCAGACACTGAAGAAACGCGGAATTTGCGCGAGGCCGTCCAGAATGTAAAAACCACGGCCAAAGGGttggccaaaaatgaggttgactcAGCCAGAGAAAAAAAGCGTAAGGATAACCGAGCGCGCGACGAACGTAAGTCAGGCAAGCGACCCGATCGAATGTTCTCTACATACACCCCGCTTAACAAACCTCGAGAACAGgtgttgatggaaatcaaaagtgaaGGATTCGTGAGTTGGCCAAATAAGCTTCGGAGTAATCCAAACCGGCGGAATAAGGGCAAGTACTGTCACTATCATCGCGATCATGGTCATAGTACAAGTGATTGCTATCATTTGAAGGaggagatcgaaaggcttatccgaGAAGGTCGACTCAAAGAACACGTCAAGAGAACAGGAACAACGGAAGAACGACCGAGCGACGACCGACCTACGGAAGAAATCCAGACGATAGTCGGAGGACCCCTGTGCGGCGGCGACTAAAATAATGCCCGGAAAAATCACGCCAGGAAACTGAAGGAAAAAATGCCTACTataaaattggagaaagaagGTGGACCTTATGAAATGattggatccaagactcaagtggaccttaTGAAATGatcggatccaagactcaagtggaccttaTGAGAGGGAGAAACTGAGAAAAAAAATGCCTACTataaaattggagaaagaaagtTCTTGCACCGGTAATGtaggtggacccaccttgataattgtgagaaatccactcagtcTAGCTTATTTTAAGAAATGTAACAAGAAATGatcggatccaagactcaagtgggccttataAGAGGGACAACTGAAGGAAAAAATGCCTACTataaaattggagaaagaaagtGGACCTTATGAAATGAttggatccaagacttaagtggaccTTATGAAATGatcggatccaagactcaagtggaccttaTGAGAGGGAGAAACTGAGGAAAAAAATACCTACTataaaattggagaaagaaagtTCTTGCACCGGTAATGtaggtggacccaccttgataattgtgagaaatccactcagtcTAGCTTATTTTAAGAAATGTAACAAGAAATGatcggatccaagactcaagtggaccttaTGAGTATTTTGAATGGAATTTCCCTCCCGGTATCTGCTATCCCCTCTCTCCACGCCGGCAATGGCGTGATGGAGAAGCGACGATCCACAGTCCTGCACAGGCGTTCACCTTCGCCAGGTATTCACTACCCCCTAGGGAGAAGTAGAGGGAGACCTCCAATCAGGGGGGTTTCCCAAGGATGGGAAAGGGTTGAAAGGAATAGACAGTTCATTAAAGGGTTTAGGAAGTCCCCTCCCCCAACCTTCAGCGGTGCTGGGCGCGCCCGGATATCAGGCGGATTCACTGTCTTCATTACCAACCTGCCTTTTGACTGCTCCAAAGCAGACATTGGAAGCATCTTTGGGAAATATGGGAAGGTTATGGAAGTTTATCAACCCACATTCCCGGGTTCGTTGAAACCGAGAGGGTACGCATTCGTTAGATTCTCCTACGAAGATGATGCTCGCGTGGCTATTGGAGTTTTGAACGGTAAGAGGATAGATGGGAGGTTGGTCACAGTTCAAGCCACTATCCTTAAAACAGAACCTCGCAAGGTCAGCAAAGCTCCCACTGCCCCACCACCAATTCCACTAGCACAAAACCCTCATCCTACAGAGACATTCTTAAGGATAAACCCCCTCTCCATCCCTCCCAACCGTCAGAGACAGAATCTTTCCTGCTCACAGCAGACAGAGCATCAGTCGACCTCCACCGCAAGAATGTCTCTGGCTCTGGTTGGTTACACATCTCACCCTAGCACACTGATCATTCATCTGCTCTGATCCCTTAGAAAATCCAGCTTCGTTGCATCAGTAGTGGACATGGTTAGGATAGCTCCACAAGCTTTCCTCCTACAATTCAAATCCAATGAGGAACTGAGAGACTTCTCCTTTGATGCTACCCTCCACGCGGCTATGGGCCTTGAGAGTCTAGAAACATGGCATCCAGAATCCGTATTGAGCTACGGAGGAGTGTGGGTGAGACTGTATGGGATCCCCTCTCATGCCTGGTTCGAATTAGTTATTGTAGATATTGGGCAACACTATGACAAGGTTGTACAAATAGATTCAGCATCTAGATACGACATTTTCTAGGTATTTGCAAGAGTCAAGATTCAATTGAAGCCTGGAAGAGATTTCTTTAAGGTGATTGATCTCAGGGTGGGTCAGGCTTCCTATCCGATCTTTGCGGAAATTGAAAATCCAGCCAGAAATCTCCTTAACTTCTCACATCCCTTCTCTACCCCCAAGCCTTCTCCGCCTAACTTCCAGGACACCAAACAGTGGGTGTTGGCACCCATCAGGAGTGCTCCTCTCCTGTTCGACGAAATTCCTCTCAGGACCCGAGATCGTCGGGCCAATCGGATCGCCTCGGCATTAGGATCCTGACTGATGTTTCTCCTCCACCCTCCGACATCCCAGCGAAATCGAGCTCTACTCAAGGGTCTTTCATACCTGCCACGCCGTTCACACCTCACCCACTTGCTATTGTTTCCCCGATCAGAGAAGCTGAGCCAGCGATGCGGTCTCATAGAGGCTCCGTAGTCAGCTCGATTCACAATCCCAGGACCTCCTCGGGGTCTGGTAGTAGGGACCCCTTTGAATCCCAGTGTGAGAGATTAGCCACCAACTCCAGTCCATGCTTACTCCCCCCTACCAGAAGGATTACAAAGCTAGCCCTGTTACGTCCAAGTTCAGCCCTCTTAAGTCCAAGAAGGTCATTACTTATCGCAGAATAGTGATTTCCCAATCAGAGGGAGCTATACCAAGAAACTCAGGACAAGTTGCCCAACCTCCAGAAGCAGTATCTCCCACTCTGGCAGACATGGTGGCCTCCACCTCACCCAGTCATGTCAACATGGGACAACTTCATGTGGATTTTCACCCTTCTTCCTTCCCTCCCCTATTAGGACCCATGTCCCTTATCAGTGGGAGAGCCAAGTTCAACCCTCGAATGACATATCAGCATATCGTCAGGAAGCGCTTTTAAGCAAGAAGTAGATTGTAACACTCGGCCcagccagaacagtgtcctgaggcgtccacgtgggAACTTTCGCATGACCACTCGATTAAACCATTCATGTGAAGGATACCACCAATAAATTAAACCGGGTCACCCCATTAATGTAGTCGAGTTGATTTATGGTTGGACCGAGTGCGGGCCATTAAGCCAGTTAGTCTAAATGTACTTGGAAACTGTCTGTGCAGGCCGTGTAACgaccaaggaaggtcagaaaaatctaaaacttggggaGACCGTGGACCtcgctgggcttgtggtccaacACGAATTACGACCCAGAGGGCACCCGAAAATGAAATATCTGTACTGTCCAGTCGGCATTTGCCAAGCACTACTCACCCCAGCTTTGGCCCAAAGACTAGAATTTTAAATCACTGACCCTTTTAATGAAATTGAGATATTAGGCATTGCagtcgtcggatctcttctaaatttaagTTGAAGGCCAAAAACATTTCTTTACGCCCGTTCACAAAATCTAGAACCCGATTGTGGAACGGCAACCTTTGATCCCAAATCAGCCCCTTACGGTAAAACCCCGCATCCATTTGCATTCAAATTTTGCacggcccttcatcaggccatgaagcacctatcctacAAATTTCATGGACAGGGGGCCATCAAAACAGCCCCAATAGCcagaaatggaccccacagggccatttaaagatcagaCCCGTACGATAAAATCCCACATCCTTTGACTTCAAATTTTGtacggcccttcatcgggccatagggcacctacacTATAAA is drawn from Magnolia sinica isolate HGM2019 chromosome 5, MsV1, whole genome shotgun sequence and contains these coding sequences:
- the LOC131247150 gene encoding serine/arginine-rich splicing factor SR45-like: MIGSKTQVDLMSILNGISLPVSAIPSLHAGNGVMEKRRSTVLHRRSPSPGIHYPLGRSRGRPPIRGVSQGWERVERNRQFIKGFRKSPPPTFSGAGRARISGGFTVFITNLPFDCSKADIGSIFGKYGKVMEVYQPTFPGSLKPRGYAFVRFSYEDDARVAIGVLNGKRIDGRLVTVQATILKTEPRKVSKAPTAPPPIPLAQNPHPTETFLRINPLSIPPNRQRQNLSCSQQTEHQSTSTARMSLALVGYTSHPSTLIIHLL